One genomic segment of Stigmatopora argus isolate UIUO_Sarg chromosome 1, RoL_Sarg_1.0, whole genome shotgun sequence includes these proteins:
- the tardbpa gene encoding TAR DNA binding protein, like isoform X1: MSELYIRVAEDESEEPMEIPSEDDGTVLLSSVAAQFPGACGLRYRNPESQCMRGVRLVEGVLHAPESDWGNLVYMVNYPKDNKRKMDEIDAASAVKVKRGYQKTSDLIVLGLPWKTTEQDLKDYFTTFGEVIMVQIKRDANTGNSKGFGFVRFTEYETQVKVISQRHMIDGRWCDCKLPNSKSFTDEPMRSRKIFVGRCTEDMTPDELRQYFMQYGEVTDVFIPKPFRAFAFVTFADDQVAQALCGEDLIIKGVSVHISNAEPKHNNSRQMMERGRFGAGAFSQAYGANRGGGLGAGGQGGGKGGVNFSALGLNPAMVAAAQAALQSSWGMMGMLANQQGMSSGAGGSASTTRDQTYGSSSASYSSSNSAGLGWPAGANSASGGGGGGFGSGFGASMDTKSSNWGM; the protein is encoded by the exons ATGTCCGAGTTGTACATTCGGGTGGCCGAGGATGAGAGCGAAGAGCCGATGGAGATCCCCTCGGAGGACGACGGCACAGTTCTGCTCTCGTCCGTCGCGGCCCAGTTTCCAGGGGCCTGTGGGCTTCGCTACAGGAACCCCGAGTCACAGTGCATGCGCGGAGTCCGCCTTGTGGAGGGCGTCCTGCACGCGCCGGAGAGCGACTGGGGGAACCTGGTCTACATGGTCAACTACCCCAAAG acAACAAAAGAAAGATGGATGAAATAGACGCCGCTTCAGCCGTGAAGGTCAAGCGGGGTTATCAGAAAACATCAGACCTGATTGTTCTCGGCCTGCCGTGGAAAACCACCGAACAAGACCTGAAAGACTATTTCACCACTTTTGGCGAGGTCATCATGGTACAG ATCAAGAGGGATGCAAACACTGGAAACTCCAAAGGGTTTGGCTTTGTGCGTTTCACTGAATATGAAACTCAAGTTAAGGTGATTTCTCAGAGACACATGATAGACGGACGATGGTGCGACTGCAAGCTGCCGAATTCCAAG TCGTTTACGGACGAGCCCATGCGGAGTCGCAAAATCTTCGTGGGCCGCTGCACGGAGGACATGACTCCCGACGAGCTGCGACAGTACTTCATGCAATACGGCGAGGTCACGGACGTCTTCATCCCCAAACCCTTCCGGGCCTTCGCCTTCGTCACCTTTGCCGATGATCAG GTGGCCCAAGCCTTGTGCGGAGAGGACCTGATCATCAAGGGCGTCAGCGTGCACATCTCCAACGCCGAGCCCAAACACAACAATAGTAGGCAAATGATGGAGAGGGGCCGCTTCGGGGCGGGCGCTTTCAGTCAGGCGTATGGCGCGAATCGCGGTGGCGGCTTGGGCGCGGGCGGCCAAGGTGGCGGGAAGGGCGGGGTCAACTTCAGCGCCCTGGGTCTCAATCCGGCCATGGTGGCCGCTGCCCAGGCGGCGCTCCAGAGCAGCTGGGGCATGATGGGCATGCTGGCCAACCAGCAGGGAATGAGCTCGGGGGCGGGGGGCTCGGCCTCCACAACCCGCGATCAAACATATGGCTCGTCCAGCGCCAGTTACAGCAGCTCCAACTCTGCCGGCCTAGGCTGGCCCGCGGGCGCTAACTCTGCCtcggggggcggcggcgggggtTTCGGCTCTGGCTTCGGCGCCTCCATGGACACCAAGTCTTCCAACTGGGGCATGTAG
- the tardbpa gene encoding TAR DNA binding protein, like isoform X2, giving the protein MSELYIRVAEDESEEPMEIPSEDDGTVLLSSVAAQFPGACGLRYRNPESQCMRGVRLVEGVLHAPESDWGNLVYMVNYPKDNKRKMDEIDAASAVKVKRGYQKTSDLIVLGLPWKTTEQDLKDYFTTFGEVIMVQIKRDANTGNSKGFGFVRFTEYETQVKVISQRHMIDGRWCDCKLPNSKSFTDEPMRSRKIFVGRCTEDMTPDELRQYFMQYGEVTDVFIPKPFRAFAFVTFADDQVAQALCGEDLIIKGVSVHISNAEPKHNNINQLFRNLPGGSASLAAMFYRSQYHV; this is encoded by the exons ATGTCCGAGTTGTACATTCGGGTGGCCGAGGATGAGAGCGAAGAGCCGATGGAGATCCCCTCGGAGGACGACGGCACAGTTCTGCTCTCGTCCGTCGCGGCCCAGTTTCCAGGGGCCTGTGGGCTTCGCTACAGGAACCCCGAGTCACAGTGCATGCGCGGAGTCCGCCTTGTGGAGGGCGTCCTGCACGCGCCGGAGAGCGACTGGGGGAACCTGGTCTACATGGTCAACTACCCCAAAG acAACAAAAGAAAGATGGATGAAATAGACGCCGCTTCAGCCGTGAAGGTCAAGCGGGGTTATCAGAAAACATCAGACCTGATTGTTCTCGGCCTGCCGTGGAAAACCACCGAACAAGACCTGAAAGACTATTTCACCACTTTTGGCGAGGTCATCATGGTACAG ATCAAGAGGGATGCAAACACTGGAAACTCCAAAGGGTTTGGCTTTGTGCGTTTCACTGAATATGAAACTCAAGTTAAGGTGATTTCTCAGAGACACATGATAGACGGACGATGGTGCGACTGCAAGCTGCCGAATTCCAAG TCGTTTACGGACGAGCCCATGCGGAGTCGCAAAATCTTCGTGGGCCGCTGCACGGAGGACATGACTCCCGACGAGCTGCGACAGTACTTCATGCAATACGGCGAGGTCACGGACGTCTTCATCCCCAAACCCTTCCGGGCCTTCGCCTTCGTCACCTTTGCCGATGATCAG GTGGCCCAAGCCTTGTGCGGAGAGGACCTGATCATCAAGGGCGTCAGCGTGCACATCTCCAACGCCGAGCCCAAACACAACAATA TTAACCAACTGTTTCGCAATCTCCCGGGAGGAAGCGCCTCACTGGCAGCAATGTTCTACAGATCTCAGTATCACGTGTAA